Proteins from a single region of Mytilus trossulus isolate FHL-02 chromosome 2, PNRI_Mtr1.1.1.hap1, whole genome shotgun sequence:
- the LOC134706224 gene encoding corticotropin-releasing factor receptor 2-like isoform X3 → MTMDALQCINDSEAKVQQIQGEVYCNAEFDGVVCWHSTLANSTISVRCPIPVDLPDYAIAYKTCYVDGNWSRTDYNACFPFIPKDVPMSTLPPPDEYESHIARIMTDIYFVFSIISLLFLLVSIFIFIYFRSLHCHRITIHIHMFISFVIKFVIIVVMVEPGVTKRSSGTYKDVDWLCKTLITLREYGNTSNMYWMFVEGMYLHNQIAAAVFSTEAPFKLFCFIGWGLPGIIVLAWSIIMQFTHDKACWKNYSQSDWIYLVLVPFLVVIFINLVFLINIIRILITKLRSNNTDESSRIKKTIRATIILFPLLGLTNIIFLYNPEDGGSLQLVYHITNALLQSTGGILLSVLYCFMNGEVQRVIKQKWTRFNIRRHLKRGGKSRSSRTSDFMLSQTEIMECI, encoded by the exons GTGAGGTATACTGTAATGCTGAGTTTGATGGCGTGGTATGTTGGCATTCAACCCTAGCTAATTCTACCATATCAGTGAGATGTCCAATTCCAGTTGACCTGCCTG ATTATGCTATTGCCTACAAAACATGCTACGTTGACGGAAACTGGTCGAGGACAGATTACAATGCATGTTTTCCCTTTATACCAAAAGATGTACCAATGTCAACACTT CCTCCTCCTGATGAATATGAAAGTCATATTGCCCGTATAATGACggatatttattttgtcttcaGTATTATATCGCTGTTGTTTCTACTcgtttcaatatttatatttatatattttag gTCGTTACATTGTCACAGAATAACAATACACATCcatatgtttatatcatttgttaTCAAATTTGTCATTATTGTTGTCATGGTTGAGCCGGGTGTTACTAAAAGATCCAGTGGTACATATAAAGACGTT GACTGGTTATGTAAGACGTTAATAACCTTACGAGAGTACGGTAATACATCTAACATGTACTGGATGTTTGTGGAGGGGATGTATCTTCATAACCAGATAGCTGCTGCTGTCTTTAGTACCGAGGCACCATTTAAACTATTCTGTTTTATAGGATGGG ggTTGCCTGGAATAATTGTATTAGCTTGGTCCATTATAATGCAATTTACACACGATAAGGCATGTTGGAAGAATTATTCCCAATCAGATTGGATTTATTTAGTGCTAGTTCCATTtttagttgttatattt ataaaTTTAGTTTTCCTTATTAATATTATAAGGATTCTTATCACAAAACTACGATCCAACAATACAGACGAATCATCAAGAATCAA aaaaacaataagagctacaatcattttgtttccTTTGTTGGGTTTGACTAATATAATATTTCTGTACAACCCAGAAGATGGAGGGAGTCTTCAGCTGGTCTACCACATAACCAATGCATTATTGCAATCAACTGGG GGAATTCTTCTATCAGTGCTGTATTGTTTTATGAATGGAGAG GTTCAAAGAGTAATTAAACAGAAATGGACAAGATTTAATATTCGCAGACATTTAAAAAGAGGTGGGAAATCTCGGAGCTCTCGGACTTCGGATTTTATGCTGTCTCAAACTGAG ATCATGGAGTGTATTTGA
- the LOC134706224 gene encoding corticotropin-releasing factor receptor 2-like isoform X2, producing MTMDALQCINDSEAKVQQIQGEVYCNAEFDGVVCWHSTLANSTISVRCPIPVDLPDYAIAYKTCYVDGNWSRTDYNACFPFIPKDVPMSTLPPPDEYESHIARIMTDIYFVFSIISLLFLLVSIFIFIYFRSLHCHRITIHIHMFISFVIKFVIIVVMVEPGVTKRSSGTYKDVDWLCKTLITLREYGNTSNMYWMFVEGMYLHNQIAAAVFSTEAPFKLFCFIGWGLPGIIVLAWSIIMQFTHDKACWKNYSQSDWIYLVLVPFLVVIFINLVFLINIIRILITKLRSNNTDESSRIKKTIRATIILFPLLGLTNIIFLYNPEDGGSLQLVYHITNALLQSTGGILLSVLYCFMNGEVQRVIKQKWTRFNIRRHLKRGGKSRSSRTSDFMLSQTEVHPLTALRKSVCQALNGCHDDSICDRGNECTNKERKIYCPCAWDEDEDCLRCCNFD from the exons GTGAGGTATACTGTAATGCTGAGTTTGATGGCGTGGTATGTTGGCATTCAACCCTAGCTAATTCTACCATATCAGTGAGATGTCCAATTCCAGTTGACCTGCCTG ATTATGCTATTGCCTACAAAACATGCTACGTTGACGGAAACTGGTCGAGGACAGATTACAATGCATGTTTTCCCTTTATACCAAAAGATGTACCAATGTCAACACTT CCTCCTCCTGATGAATATGAAAGTCATATTGCCCGTATAATGACggatatttattttgtcttcaGTATTATATCGCTGTTGTTTCTACTcgtttcaatatttatatttatatattttag gTCGTTACATTGTCACAGAATAACAATACACATCcatatgtttatatcatttgttaTCAAATTTGTCATTATTGTTGTCATGGTTGAGCCGGGTGTTACTAAAAGATCCAGTGGTACATATAAAGACGTT GACTGGTTATGTAAGACGTTAATAACCTTACGAGAGTACGGTAATACATCTAACATGTACTGGATGTTTGTGGAGGGGATGTATCTTCATAACCAGATAGCTGCTGCTGTCTTTAGTACCGAGGCACCATTTAAACTATTCTGTTTTATAGGATGGG ggTTGCCTGGAATAATTGTATTAGCTTGGTCCATTATAATGCAATTTACACACGATAAGGCATGTTGGAAGAATTATTCCCAATCAGATTGGATTTATTTAGTGCTAGTTCCATTtttagttgttatattt ataaaTTTAGTTTTCCTTATTAATATTATAAGGATTCTTATCACAAAACTACGATCCAACAATACAGACGAATCATCAAGAATCAA aaaaacaataagagctacaatcattttgtttccTTTGTTGGGTTTGACTAATATAATATTTCTGTACAACCCAGAAGATGGAGGGAGTCTTCAGCTGGTCTACCACATAACCAATGCATTATTGCAATCAACTGGG GGAATTCTTCTATCAGTGCTGTATTGTTTTATGAATGGAGAG GTTCAAAGAGTAATTAAACAGAAATGGACAAGATTTAATATTCGCAGACATTTAAAAAGAGGTGGGAAATCTCGGAGCTCTCGGACTTCGGATTTTATGCTGTCTCAAACTGAGGTACATCCTTTGACTGCGTTACGTAAAAGTGTTTGTCAAGCACTAAATGGTTGTCATGACGATTCTATATGTGATCGTGGGAATGAATGtacaaataaagaaagaaaaatatattgccCTTGTGCTTGGGACGAGGACGAAGATTGCTTGAGATGCTGTAATTTTGACTAA
- the LOC134706224 gene encoding corticotropin-releasing factor receptor 2-like isoform X1, whose translation MTMDALQCINDSEAKVQQIQGEVYCNAEFDGVVCWHSTLANSTISVRCPIPVDLPDYAIAYKTCYVDGNWSRTDYNACFPFIPKDVPMSTLPPPDEYESHIARIMTDIYFVFSIISLLFLLVSIFIFIYFRSLHCHRITIHIHMFISFVIKFVIIVVMVEPGVTKRSSGTYKDVDWLCKTLITLREYGNTSNMYWMFVEGMYLHNQIAAAVFSTEAPFKLFCFIGWGLPGIIVLAWSIIMQFTHDKACWKNYSQSDWIYLVLVPFLVVIFINLVFLINIIRILITKLRSNNTDESSRIKKTIRATIILFPLLGLTNIIFLYNPEDGGSLQLVYHITNALLQSTGGILLSVLYCFMNGEVQRVIKQKWTRFNIRRHLKRGGKSRSSRTSDFMLSQTEQSQLYGTPTSSDIINPFVNNNRYHKVETSIPEEDIVVNYNSDEQSVMLNHVIRDSECPIRSDEHSVSINHVTRGKAYPIRSDEQCVNKAHNVTINQEDSDEYSMTLDDNITENHVDSSEQHVRVPLNNIENDFAINYDSDSQSNYKNKNNLKSDKNNSISTKKGNHVIDDMNIQIDSNGKIYIDHEETSYILPSAQSFENIEESFI comes from the exons GTGAGGTATACTGTAATGCTGAGTTTGATGGCGTGGTATGTTGGCATTCAACCCTAGCTAATTCTACCATATCAGTGAGATGTCCAATTCCAGTTGACCTGCCTG ATTATGCTATTGCCTACAAAACATGCTACGTTGACGGAAACTGGTCGAGGACAGATTACAATGCATGTTTTCCCTTTATACCAAAAGATGTACCAATGTCAACACTT CCTCCTCCTGATGAATATGAAAGTCATATTGCCCGTATAATGACggatatttattttgtcttcaGTATTATATCGCTGTTGTTTCTACTcgtttcaatatttatatttatatattttag gTCGTTACATTGTCACAGAATAACAATACACATCcatatgtttatatcatttgttaTCAAATTTGTCATTATTGTTGTCATGGTTGAGCCGGGTGTTACTAAAAGATCCAGTGGTACATATAAAGACGTT GACTGGTTATGTAAGACGTTAATAACCTTACGAGAGTACGGTAATACATCTAACATGTACTGGATGTTTGTGGAGGGGATGTATCTTCATAACCAGATAGCTGCTGCTGTCTTTAGTACCGAGGCACCATTTAAACTATTCTGTTTTATAGGATGGG ggTTGCCTGGAATAATTGTATTAGCTTGGTCCATTATAATGCAATTTACACACGATAAGGCATGTTGGAAGAATTATTCCCAATCAGATTGGATTTATTTAGTGCTAGTTCCATTtttagttgttatattt ataaaTTTAGTTTTCCTTATTAATATTATAAGGATTCTTATCACAAAACTACGATCCAACAATACAGACGAATCATCAAGAATCAA aaaaacaataagagctacaatcattttgtttccTTTGTTGGGTTTGACTAATATAATATTTCTGTACAACCCAGAAGATGGAGGGAGTCTTCAGCTGGTCTACCACATAACCAATGCATTATTGCAATCAACTGGG GGAATTCTTCTATCAGTGCTGTATTGTTTTATGAATGGAGAG GTTCAAAGAGTAATTAAACAGAAATGGACAAGATTTAATATTCGCAGACATTTAAAAAGAGGTGGGAAATCTCGGAGCTCTCGGACTTCGGATTTTATGCTGTCTCAAACTGAG CAATCACAACTTTATGGTACACCAACATCATCTGACATCATCAATCCATTTGTGAACAACAATCGTTATCATAAAGTAGAAACATCGATACCGGAAGAGGATATTGTAGTAAACTATAATAGTGATGAACAAAGTGTTATGTTAAATCACGTGATAAGGGATAGCGAATGTCCAATTAGGAGTGATGAACATAGTGTTTCAATCAATCACGTTACCAGGGGAAAGGCATATCCAATTAGGAGTGATGAACAATGTGTAAACAAAGCACACAATGTTACAATTAACCAAGAGGACAGTGATGAATATTCTATGACATTGGATGACAATATCACAGAAAATCACGTGGACAGTAGTGAACAACATGTGCGTGTTCCTCTTAATAATATCGAAAATGATTTCGCAATTAATTATGATAGTGACAgtcaatcaaattataaaaacaaaaacaacttgAAAAGTGACAAAAATAATTCCATATCGACAAAAAAAGGAAATCATGTAATAGATGATATGAATATTCAGATCGATTCGAACGGCAAAATATATATCGATCATGAGGAAACTTCATACATACTGCCATCAGCACAATCCTTCGAAAATATCGAAGAGAGTTTTATTTAA